The Sandaracinaceae bacterium genome includes the window GGCAGCCGCCTGCGCGGGCCCCAGCTCGCGATCGAAGATGAGCACCTCGGCGTCCAGCTGCATGGCGCGGATGACCACGTCGTCCAGCTTGCCGCGGCCCATCACGAACTTCGGGTCGATGCGCTCGCGCACCTGCGTGATGCTGTCGGCCACCTCCACGCCCGCGGTGCGGGCCAGCTCTTGCAACTCGCGCAGAGAGTCTTCGGCCTGGCGCGCGTGCTTCTTCTCGCACACGTGCATGAGAATGGCGCGGCCGTCCTTGCCGGTGACCTTGCGGGCCTTGGTGGAGCGCGCGAACTCTGCCTCGAGCGCCGGCACGATGTCTGCCGGGTTGGCGTCCAGCTTGGCGTAGGGGATGGGCCCGAAGGTGCGGAACGGCGCGTCCGAGCTGCCCTCGGCCACCGGGATGTTGTGCCCGTAGTAGACCGACAGAGCGCGCTCCTCGCCTGGCGCGAGGCAGATGGCCGCCACCATGTCCAGGCGCAGGCGCGTGAGGTCCACCAGGTCGTCGCGCGTGAGCGGCTCGTCGTAGAGGTGCGTGTGGATCAGGCGCAGGCCACGAAGGCGCCCGCTGCCCGCGCGCAGACGCCCCACGTCCGGCAGCATGAGCCGGCTCGCGTCGCCGATGATCACGTGGTGGATGGCGCCGGCGCGATCGGCCAGCACGCCCACCTGCCGGCCGGTCGCGTGGCTGATGGACACCAGGTCGCGCGTGAGCTCGGTGGTGGTGAGCTTGTCGAAGGGCAGGCGGCGCTGGTAGATGCGCTCGAGGGCCTTGGTCTCGGAGGGCGCGAGGCCCGAGGTGTTGCCGTAGATTTCCATGCGTGGTCCGACAGCGGGGTGTCGGCGGGGCTCTCTCTCTACTCGAGGACTGCGGAGTCCAGCTCGAGGCTGATGGGACAGTGGTCCGAGCCCATCACGTCCGGGTGAATCCTAGCGCTCCGCAGGAAGGGCAACACGCCTTCCGACACGAACGCCAGATCAATCCGCCAGCCCACGTTGCGCTCGCGGACGCCGAAGCGCTGACTCCACCAGGTGTAGTGCTCGCCGGCGGTGTTTCCATGGCGGAACGAGTCCACCCAGCCGGCCGCTAGGAGCTGCTTCAGCTGCTCGCGTTCTTCCGGCAGGAACCCGCTGGTCTTCAGGTTGGTCTTCGGGCGCGCGAGGTCGATGGCCTCCGGCGCGGTGTTGAAGTCCCCCATGACGATGACGCGGCCACCGTCACGGCGCAGCGGCTCGAGCGTGTCGAACAGGCGCTGCGTGAACGCCATCTTGAAGGGCACGCGGCTGTTGTCGCGCTCCTTGCCGTTGCCGTTCGGGAAGTAGGCGTTGGCGATGGTCAGCGCGCCCAGGGTGGCGATCTGCACGCGCCCCTCGGCGTCGAACTCGGGGACGCCCAACGAGGTCTCGACCGCGTCGAACGGGCGGCGCGCGTAGAGGGCGACCCCCGAGTAGCCCAGCCTCTCGGCGGAGGCGAAGTACGTGTGCACGCGCTTCGGCTGGCGAAGGTCTTCCGGGAGCTGCTCCGGGGTGGCGCGTGTCTCTTGCAGACCGACCACGTCGGCTTTCGCGTTTGCCAGCCAGCTCAGAAAGCCCTTCTCCGCGCAGGAGCGCAGGCCGTTCACGTTCCAGGAGTAGATGCGGGTCACGCGAGGAGGCATGGGGCCTCGGTGGTAGCAGGGGCACCCGCGCGACGCTATCGCCAGGGGCTCGGAACATGGGTACAATCCGCTAGATCCAAGCCCCTTCATGGTCACTGCCTACAGCCGCGATAGCGACCCCCTCGTTGGCACCACCATCGCGGACAAGTACCGCGTGGTCTCGCTGATCGCACGCGGCGGCATGGGGCGTGTGTATCGTGGGCTCCAGCTGGCGCTCGAGCGCGAGGTGGCGCTCAAGGTGCTGGACCTCGGCAGGCTGGGCGAGTCGGGCAGCAGCGAGGCCGTCATCGACGACTTCCGCCGCCGCTTCGTGCTGGAGGCGGCCTCTGCGGCGAAGCTCACGCACCCCAACACCATCGTCATCCACGACTACGGGGTGGAGCGCGATGGGCTGCTCTACATGGTCATGGAGCTGATCGAGGGGCAGACCCTCGCCGAGCGCATCGAGAAGGACGGCGCGCTGCGCCCCGAGACCGTGGTGCGCATCATGGCGCAGGTGTGTGGCTCGCTGGCCGAGGCGCACGGGCGCGGCATGGTGCACCGCGACCTCAAGCCCTCCAACATCATGCTCACGCAGCGCGGCAGCGAGCGCGAGTTCGTGAAGGTGCTGGACTTCGGGCTGGTGAAGCAGGGCGAAGACATCAGCCAGACGCGCAGCGGCGCGCTGATCGGGACCCCGCGCTACATGTCCCCGGAGCAAGTGGCGGGCAGCGAGGTCACCCCCGCGAGCGACGTCTACGGACTGGGCGCTTGCACCTATCACGCGCTCACGGGGCAGCCGCCGTTCGACTCGGAGTCGGCCTACGTGCTCATGGCCGCGCACGTGAACGTGAAGCCGCCTGCCATGGCCGAGGTGGACCCCGGCTTGAACGTGCCTGCCGAGCTCGAGCAGGTGGTCTTCCGCTGCCTCTCGAAGTCGCCCGCGGATCGCTATGCCACCATGGAGGACGTCTCTACCGCCATGCAGGAGGCCCTGGGCGACGACTTCACGCTGTCGGGCTCGCGGAGCCTCGTGCGCACCAACTCGAGTCCGCTCGGCCGGCTGCCCTCGAAGGACTGGACAGACTCCCTGGCGGACACGCGCGTGCAGCTGCACACCCCGACCATCAGCACGCAGGCGCCGCCGCAGCGCCGCTTGGCGATGGCCGTGCTGGCGCTGGTGGGCGTGCTCGTCGTCGCGCTGGGGCTCACCTGGCAGCGGGCCCGTGATGGCGGGAGCGCGGGCAGCGACGCGTCCAACCCGCAGCCTGGAGCGGGCGCCCAGGCCGTGGCTCCGTCGTCGGTCGACGGCCTCGGTCGTGTGGAGGTCTGGGTGCGCTCCACGCCGGCGGGCGCTCGTGTCGCCCGCGGCGACGAAGACCTCGGCAACACCCCCGCGCGCCTGCTGCTCGCGCCCGAGGACCGCTGGACCCTGACGCTCAGCGCTCGCGGTCATGCGCCCCGCACGCTGCGCGTGTCGGCGGCGCAACGGGAGGTCAATGTCGTGCTCGAGCCCGAGGCGGCGCAGGACGTGGATGCCGTGACGGCGCGTCCCGAGACCGGCAGCACTGGCGAGCGCCCACACACGAGCGGGTCGAGAGCGCCCGGTAGCGGTGGGACCTCCATGGAGACCACTACAGGTCCCGCTCCCGGGCCCTCCGAAGCCTCGGGCACTCCACCAGGAGAGCGACACACCGACAACCGTGACCCGTGGGACAGCGCGCCGTGACGCTCGCGCGCAGGGTGGCGAGAGAAGTGGAACGCTTCGGGCGCGCCGTGCCCGTGGTGCTCGTGCTGACGTGCATGTATGCGCTACCGGTGAGTGGCGTCGCGAGCGCCCAGGCGCCCGCCGAGCCTGCCGCGGGGCAACAGGCCGACGACGCGCGGGCACGCGAACTCTATGTGATTGGCGACGAGTTCTACGCGAACGGTCGCTACGAAGCGGCGGAGGAGGCGTTCGCCGAGGCCTACCGCTTGTCCGGGCGGCCCCTGCTGCTCTTCAACCTGGCCAACGCCCAGGAGCGCAGCGGCCGCTGGCCCGAGGCCGCCGAGAACCTCCGGCGCTACCGCGAGCACGCCCCGGCATCAGAGCACACCGCACTGGACGCTCGCCTCGCTGCGCTCCAGCGTCGCATCGAGGAGCGCGCGGCCGAGTCGCGCGACGAGCCCGTGGTGGTCATCCAGCACGAGTCGGCCGAGCTGCCCGCGGCGCGTTCGGCAGCTGGAGAGCGCCTGCGCGAGCCGCTCTCGCCTCACCTGGTGCTGCTGCCCGCGTCGGGTGCGCTGGCCCTCACCACCCTGGCCCTCGCGCTGCGGGTGCGCAGCGTGCGAGACGACGTGCGCGCCGCCTGCGTTTCCAGTGCTGGGCAGCGCTTCTGTTCGCCCGAGGCCGCGGGTGCCATCACGCGCGACCGCAGGCTGAGCGTGGCCACGGACCTGCTCGCAGTGGCGGCGCTCACCACCGCAGCGCTCGGGGTGTGGACGCTCGTGCGCGACCGGCGGCGCGCGGACAGAAGCCCCACGCTGCAGGTGGGCGTGGCGCCCAGCGGCTTCCGCGTTGCCCTCACGGGGGCGTTTTGACGACGCTGCATCGCAGTGCGAGCGGCGTCGCCGTGCGCGGGGCCGGCGTCCCGCTCGCGCTCGCGTCCTCGTTGGGTCTACTGTTGCTCAGCTGCACGCTCACGCGCGTGGATC containing:
- the xth gene encoding exodeoxyribonuclease III — encoded protein: MPPRVTRIYSWNVNGLRSCAEKGFLSWLANAKADVVGLQETRATPEQLPEDLRQPKRVHTYFASAERLGYSGVALYARRPFDAVETSLGVPEFDAEGRVQIATLGALTIANAYFPNGNGKERDNSRVPFKMAFTQRLFDTLEPLRRDGGRVIVMGDFNTAPEAIDLARPKTNLKTSGFLPEEREQLKQLLAAGWVDSFRHGNTAGEHYTWWSQRFGVRERNVGWRIDLAFVSEGVLPFLRSARIHPDVMGSDHCPISLELDSAVLE
- a CDS encoding protein kinase; its protein translation is MVTAYSRDSDPLVGTTIADKYRVVSLIARGGMGRVYRGLQLALEREVALKVLDLGRLGESGSSEAVIDDFRRRFVLEAASAAKLTHPNTIVIHDYGVERDGLLYMVMELIEGQTLAERIEKDGALRPETVVRIMAQVCGSLAEAHGRGMVHRDLKPSNIMLTQRGSEREFVKVLDFGLVKQGEDISQTRSGALIGTPRYMSPEQVAGSEVTPASDVYGLGACTYHALTGQPPFDSESAYVLMAAHVNVKPPAMAEVDPGLNVPAELEQVVFRCLSKSPADRYATMEDVSTAMQEALGDDFTLSGSRSLVRTNSSPLGRLPSKDWTDSLADTRVQLHTPTISTQAPPQRRLAMAVLALVGVLVVALGLTWQRARDGGSAGSDASNPQPGAGAQAVAPSSVDGLGRVEVWVRSTPAGARVARGDEDLGNTPARLLLAPEDRWTLTLSARGHAPRTLRVSAAQREVNVVLEPEAAQDVDAVTARPETGSTGERPHTSGSRAPGSGGTSMETTTGPAPGPSEASGTPPGERHTDNRDPWDSAP